From a single Arachis hypogaea cultivar Tifrunner chromosome 3, arahy.Tifrunner.gnm2.J5K5, whole genome shotgun sequence genomic region:
- the LOC112790705 gene encoding uncharacterized protein has protein sequence MGSDSLPSTLTSTKPTPIPTNELDEEHDHDDSPSTAALLSFNTDSSSSSEPLSTSNNKPLFIVLILVTCISLSVASAFAYLFFSSRSPSSSSTTTASSATSSASASPSPSPTPLPSVSHARPLTKLNRPKVILISSDGFRFGYQFKTPTPNIARLIANGTEAETGLIPVFPSLTFPNHYSIATGLYPAYHGIVNNHFLDPHSGDAFYMGAIDPKWWLGEPLWETVVKNGLNAATYFWPGTQVHKGPWNCPLNFCRHYNSSVPFEDRVDAVLSYFDLPSDEIPDFMTLYFEDPDHQGHKVGADDPQITEAVSRIDRMIGRLIFGLEQRGIFDDVTIIMVGDHGMVTTCDKKLIFLDDLAPWINVPDNWVISHTPLLAIMPPSGYSPSDVVAKMNQGLSSGKVENGRYLKVYLKEDLPSRLHYSASDRIPPIIGLLEEGFKVKQKRSKNKECGGSHGYDNEFFSMRSIFIGHGPQFARGRKIPSFENVQIYNLVTFILNIKGAPNNGSASFAKDVLLSAA, from the coding sequence ATGGGTTCGGATTCTCTACCATCCACATTGACTTCAACCAAACCAACGCCAATTCCGACCAATGAACTCGACGAAGAACACGACCACGACGACTCTCCTTCTACTGCGGCTCTTCTCTCTTTCAACaccgactcttcttcttcttcggaaCCTTTGTCAACTTCCAATAACAAACCCTTATTCATCGTTCTCATCCTCGTTACCTGCATTTCTCTCTCTGTAGCTTCTGCCTTCGCCTACCTCTTCTTCTCTTCCAGATCACCGTCATCTTCATCAACAACAACAGCATCATCAGCCActtcttctgcttctgcttctccttctccttctccaacTCCTTTGCCTTCTGTGTCTCATGCTCGTCCTCTCACAAAGCTCAATCGCCCCAAAGTTATCCTAATTTCCTCAGATGGGTTTCGATTCGGGTACCAATTCAAGACCCCAACCCCTAACATTGCACGCTTGATTGCAAATGGAACCGAAGCTGAAACAGGTTTGATCCCAGTTTTTCCATCCCTAACTTTCCCAAACCACTATTCCATTGCCACTGGTCTCTACCCTGCATACCACGGCATCGTCAACAACCATTTCTTGGATCCACACTCTGGCGACGCTTTCTACATGGGAGCCATTGACCCAAAATGGTGGCTTGGTGAGCCTTTATGGGAAACTGTCGTCAAGAACGGTTTGAATGCTGCCACATACTTCTGGCCTGGCACTCAGGTACACAAAGGTCCTTGGAATTGCCCTTTGAATTTTTGTAGGCATTACAATAGTTCTGTTCCATTTGAGGATAGGGTTGATGCTGTTTTGAGTTACTTTGATTTACCTAGTGATGAAATCCCTGATTTCATGACACTTTATTTTGAGGATCCTGATCATCAGGGTCACAAGGTTGGTGCGGATGATCCTCAGATCACCGAAGCTGTTTCTAGAATTGATAGAATGATTGGTAGGTTGATTTTTGGTTTGGAACAAAGAGGGATTTTTGATGATGTTACTATTATTATGGTCGGTGATCATGGAATGGTTACTACTTGTGATAAGAAATTGATATTCTTGGATGACCTTGCTCCTTGGATCAATGTTCCGGATAATTGGGTCATTTCTCATACTCCATTACTTGCTATCATGCCACCTTCTGGTTATTCACCTTCAGATGTTGTTGCTAAGATGAACCAAGGATTGAGTTCTGGGAAAGTTGAGAATGGGAGGTATTTGAAGGTGTATCTGAAGGAGGATCTGCCTAGTAGGCTTCATTATTCAGCCAGCGATAGGATTCCTCCGATAATTGGCTTGCTTGAGGAAGGCTTCAAGGTTAAGCAGAAGAGATCCAAGAACAAAGAATGCGGTGGTTCGCATGGATATGATAATGAATTCTTCTCCATGAGGAGCATTTTTATTGGACATGGTCCTCAATTTGCAAGGGGGAGGAAGATACCATCATTTGAGAATGTTCAGATTTATAATTTGgttacttttattctaaatattaaGGGCGCGCCTAATAACGGCTCTGCCTCATTCGCAAAGGATGTTCTTCTATCTGCTGCATAA